The Natronosporangium hydrolyticum nucleotide sequence TAATTCTGACCTCTGCGACGCATCGGGTGCCCGGCTATCGCCGAAGCAGCCGGCGACCAGCCCCGCCGACAGCGTGAGGAGTGAAGCGGTCCATACCCGCTGATGCATGATCCACCTACCTCGGCCTACGGTTGTCCATGCGGGCCGGAAGCGGTTCGTCATCACCGACACCCTCGGGCTGCTGGTGGTGATGGCCTACGCGGCCAGTGTGCAGGACCGCGGCGGCGCCAAGACCACGCTGCTGAGTATGTACCTGGCTGGGATGGGCCCGATGGATCTTATCGACCACCGTCGAGATCGTACGTAAACCAGCCGGGGTGCTGTCGGAGCAGCCCATCCGGCTAGCAGAGCTGATCGGAGGATCCCCTCGGATAGAGTGTGCCTCGGACGACATCGGGGGGTGCATGATGGCAACACCGAGCAAGGCCCCTGGGGCGCGCGACCCCAGCGCGGGCACCCTCTATCTGGTGCCGACACCGATCGGCAATCCTCGCGACATTACCCTCCGCGCAATCGACGTACTCAGCCAGGTTGACGTCGTCGGTTCGGAGGACACCCGGCACACGCAACGCCTCCTGAAATCACTGGGCATTGAGGTACGCCTATTGAGCTACCACGACCACAACGAGGACACCCGCAGCCGACAGCTCGTCGCATCGCTGCTGGCAGGTATGGACGTGGCGCTGGTCTCCGACGCCGGGACCCCACTGGTCAACGACCCCGGCTACCGCATCGTGACCGCGGCCATCACCGCGGGTGTCCGGGTCTGCCCGCTCCCCGGGGCCAACGCGCCGGTGACCGCTCTGGTGGGCTCTGGGCTCCCCAGCTCCCACTTTTACTACGGAGGCTTCCTCCCCCGAAAAGGGGCTGCCCGGCGAGCAGCACTCGCCAGCCTGCGCATGAACCAGGCCACGTTGGTCTTCTTCGAAGCACCGCACCGGATTCTGGCGACCCTCGCCGACCTGCTGACGGTCCTCGGCGATCGGCAGGCAGCCCTCGGCCGCAATCTGTCAAAGGATGACGAGGAGTTCCTGCGCGGACCACTGTCCACACTACACTCCGGACTCGCGGCAGCGGAGGTCGTCCGCGGCCAGTTCACGGTGGTGGTGGCCGGTGCGGATGAGGCCTCCGCCGACGAGACTCGGACGCTGGCCGACCAACTGATCCGCGCCATGGTGAAGCATGGCGGGACGGGGCGATTTGTCCGAGACGTGGTACGGGACGTCAGCGGGCTGCCGCGGAACTGGATCTACGAACAGGTCCAACTCGCCGAGCAGCGGTCGGTTGGCGGCGGTCCTGGCTCCCGGTCGACGGAGACCGACTAGCCCGACGGTGCCGGGCTTGCAGAACGCCCACACAGGTCGTCGTGCCCTGCGGGTAATTCCGTTGCCCCGGCAACGACCGGGCCGTAATCTCGACATCTGCCATGAAATCCTCCCGATCCACTCGTCGAATCGTCCTGCGTCAACTGCGGCCAGGGCGGCGTGGCGCGCTGGCCCTGACCGCGGGCGTGCTCGCCGCTACCGTCCTGCCGCTACTGGCACCGCAGTTGACCCAGCGTTTCGTCGACGGTGCGGTCGCCGGCGACCCGACCCAGTCGTTGATCCTGCTCGCGCTCGGCTATCTCGGGCTGGCGGTCTCGGGCCAGTTCGCCCGGATGTTCACCGCCTGGCTCGCCAGCCGGCTCGCCTGGGACGGCACCAATCGGCTCCGCGAACGGCTCGCCGAGCACGCGCTGGAGCTGGACATGTCGTACCACGGCCGGCGCACCCCGGGCGAGATGATCGAACGGGTCGACGGCGACGTGGTGGCGCTCTCCGAGTTCGTGGTCGCCTTCCTGCTCGACGTGATCGCCAGCTTCCTGCTCCTGCTCGGCGTCCTGATCATCGTCCTCACAGTGGACGTCCGGATCGGGGCAGCGCTGATCGCGTACTGTGCGTTGGTCGGGTTCGGGATGATCCGGGCGCAGCGGCTGGCGGTGCCGGCCGCCACCCGGGTCCGGGAACGCTTCGCGGCGCTCTTCGGCAACCTGGAAGAGCGGCTCGCCGGCGCCGAGGACATCCGCGCCAACGGCGCCGGCGACCACGCCGTCCGCCGCTTCCACCAGGTCAGCGCCGGGGTATACCGGGCCGATCTACGCGCCAACCAGATCAGCGGTGGCTTGTTCGCCGGCACCACGGTGGCGTTCGCGATCGGCACCGCGCTAGTGCTGGCGTTGGCGGCCTGGACCCAGCAGACCAACACGCTGACCGTCGGCACGGTCGTGCTGCTGTTCCAGTACACGCAGATGGTCCGTACCCCGTTCGAGCGCATCATCGATCAGCTTCAGCAGTATCAGAAGGCGTTGGCAGCGATCGCCCGGATCGGCGACCTGCTCGGTGAGCGCCGGACGCTGCACGATCCAGCGCAGCCGCAGGCGCTGCCAGCCACCGGCGCGCTGGGGCTGGAGCTGGACCGGGTCAGCTTCGCCTACTCGGCCGACGACGACCGGGTCCTCGACGATGTCACGATCCGGCT carries:
- the rsmI gene encoding 16S rRNA (cytidine(1402)-2'-O)-methyltransferase; translation: MPTPIGNPRDITLRAIDVLSQVDVVGSEDTRHTQRLLKSLGIEVRLLSYHDHNEDTRSRQLVASLLAGMDVALVSDAGTPLVNDPGYRIVTAAITAGVRVCPLPGANAPVTALVGSGLPSSHFYYGGFLPRKGAARRAALASLRMNQATLVFFEAPHRILATLADLLTVLGDRQAALGRNLSKDDEEFLRGPLSTLHSGLAAAEVVRGQFTVVVAGADEASADETRTLADQLIRAMVKHGGTGRFVRDVVRDVSGLPRNWIYEQVQLAEQRSVGGGPGSRSTETD
- a CDS encoding ABC transporter ATP-binding protein, whose translation is MKSSRSTRRIVLRQLRPGRRGALALTAGVLAATVLPLLAPQLTQRFVDGAVAGDPTQSLILLALGYLGLAVSGQFARMFTAWLASRLAWDGTNRLRERLAEHALELDMSYHGRRTPGEMIERVDGDVVALSEFVVAFLLDVIASFLLLLGVLIIVLTVDVRIGAALIAYCALVGFGMIRAQRLAVPAATRVRERFAALFGNLEERLAGAEDIRANGAGDHAVRRFHQVSAGVYRADLRANQISGGLFAGTTVAFAIGTALVLALAAWTQQTNTLTVGTVVLLFQYTQMVRTPFERIIDQLQQYQKALAAIARIGDLLGERRTLHDPAQPQALPATGALGLELDRVSFAYSADDDRVLDDVTIRLAPGETLGLVGRTGSGKTTIARMALRLYDPTHGTVRLGGVDLRDTARADLRRRVAIVTQEVQLFAASVRDNLTLFRPELADDDRLRQVLTDVGLADWFAGLPDGLETELGPHGGGVSAGEAQLIAFARAFLRDPGLVVLDEAASRLDPATEELIDHTMDRLLAGRTGVLIAHRLSSLSRVDMIAVVDGGRIVEYGPRAQLAADPQSHFGHLLDAAGVAR